In Anopheles gambiae chromosome 2, idAnoGambNW_F1_1, whole genome shotgun sequence, a single window of DNA contains:
- the LOC3290959 gene encoding uncharacterized protein LOC3290959, translating to MKCDAVIEKIKARVAAIDPNGPRKVLGVFQLNIEAADGVHEIVVDLKALKVSDGKAGSPDVVINLKDEDFIAVGTKQIPVKDAVAQGKVTMTGDQNLFQALVDAI from the exons ATGAAGTGCGACGCCGTGATCGAGAAAATTAAGGCCCGCGTTGCCGCCATCGACCCGAACGGACCCCGCAAGGTGCTCGGTGTGTTCCAGCTGAACATTGAGGCCGCCGACGGTGTGCATGAGATCG TCGTTGATCTGAAGGCTCTGAAGGTGTCGGACGGTAAGGCTGGTTCGCCCGATGTGGTGATAAACCTGAAGGATGAGGACTTCATCGCCGTTGGAACGAAGCAGATCCCGGTCAAGGATGCCGTCGCCCAGGGCAAGGTGACCATGACGGGCGACCAGAACCTCTTCCAGGCCCTGGTTGATGCGATCTAA
- the LOC133391528 gene encoding uncharacterized protein LOC133391528, translated as MKCDAVIEKIKARVAAIDPNGPRKVLGVFQLNIEAADGVHEIVVDLKALKVSDGKAGSPDVVINLKDEDFIAVGTKQIPVKDAVAQGKVTMTGDQNLFQALVDAI; from the exons ATGAAGTGCGACGCCGTGATCGAGAAAATTAAGGCCCGCGTTGCCGCCATCGACCCGAACGGACCCCGCAAGGTGCTCGGTGTGTTCCAGCTGAACATTGAGGCCGCCGACGGTGTGCATGAGATCG TCGTTGATCTGAAGGCTCTGAAGGTGTCGGACGGTAAGGCTGGCTCGCCCGATGTGGTGATCAACCTGAAGGATGAGGACTTCATCGCCGTCGGAACGAAGCAGATCCCGGTCAAGGATGCCGTCGCCCAGGGCAAGGTGACCATGACGGGCGATCAGAACCTCTTCCAGGCCCTGGTTGATGCGATCTAA